A DNA window from Acetobacter aceti NBRC 14818 contains the following coding sequences:
- the holA gene encoding DNA polymerase III subunit delta — protein sequence MKIDSRSVGKVLGAPDNWRFVLLHGDDSGLIREHAAALTRQSAGSLDDPFRVSLLARDDHSRFEEEATALSLDGGRRVVWVREATDGMAAAVTSVLDSPANSLIILEAGALPARGKLRKLAETRPDSASIGCYPEEGRALEASVRRMLEERHVRISSEALAWLAGRLGADRAGVRNEVEKLALYAGENGELHLDDLMLCIGDSGSASVDDAVFLAMEGDKAGADLALERALSEGANPVAVARVLLSHIGRLRRVKAELERGQSRMDAMKTLRPPVFFKKQQSFERALDAWSLPALLDLAKRTQAFEFACKQTGSMDVLLCRRHLAAIAGRAALSRRR from the coding sequence GTGAAGATCGATTCCCGTTCGGTCGGGAAAGTGCTGGGCGCGCCTGATAACTGGCGCTTCGTACTCCTCCACGGTGATGATAGTGGCCTGATCCGGGAACATGCAGCCGCACTGACCCGTCAGTCCGCAGGCTCGCTGGATGATCCGTTCCGGGTCTCCCTTCTTGCCCGTGATGACCACTCCCGTTTTGAGGAAGAAGCGACTGCGCTGTCCCTTGATGGCGGCCGACGGGTTGTCTGGGTGCGTGAAGCGACCGACGGAATGGCCGCCGCCGTCACATCCGTTCTCGACAGTCCCGCAAACAGCCTGATCATTCTGGAAGCCGGTGCCCTCCCGGCACGCGGCAAGCTCCGCAAACTGGCGGAGACCCGACCGGATTCCGCATCCATCGGCTGCTACCCGGAAGAAGGGCGGGCGCTTGAAGCTTCCGTGCGCCGGATGCTGGAAGAGCGGCATGTCCGGATCAGCAGTGAAGCCCTGGCGTGGCTGGCTGGTCGGTTAGGCGCGGACCGGGCCGGAGTCCGCAATGAAGTGGAAAAACTGGCTCTCTACGCGGGAGAAAATGGTGAACTGCATCTCGATGACCTGATGCTTTGCATTGGCGATTCCGGATCGGCCTCGGTCGATGATGCCGTTTTTCTCGCCATGGAAGGAGACAAGGCCGGGGCCGATCTTGCGCTGGAGCGAGCCCTGTCCGAAGGCGCGAACCCGGTGGCCGTAGCCCGTGTTCTGCTCAGCCACATTGGACGTCTGCGCCGGGTGAAGGCGGAGCTTGAACGCGGACAGAGCCGGATGGACGCCATGAAGACACTGCGTCCTCCCGTCTTTTTCAAGAAGCAGCAGTCATTTGAACGGGCGCTGGATGCCTGGTCTCTTCCGGCTCTGCTGGATCTGGCCAAACGGACACAGGCGTTCGAGTTCGCCTGCAAACAGACCGGCTCCATGGATGTTCTGCTGTGCCGTCGTCATCTCGCCGCAATCGCCGGCAGGGCCGCGCTCAGCCGCCGACGCTGA
- the argS gene encoding arginine--tRNA ligase yields MSDCLFQRYRAHVLDVLRRIVPDISEDLLARVELTPTRDPAHGDMATNAALIAAKPARRKPADIAADIATSLLGVEGIASAEAAGPGFVNITLNHSVLQDVIPAVLKAGESFGDSQIGKGTKVNVEYVSCNPTGPIHVGHCRGAVVGDALANLLDKAGYNVTKEFYINDAGNQVAALAWATYWRYLQAIGSTMDAEAFNAITPNGLQYQGEYLIPIGQALAEAHGTSLAEDGAKPAPAEKWFTLVKDFAVARMMDGIREDLLTLGVKHDVFTSEAKVLADGVTDRAIKMLEAKGLLYEGVLEPPKGKLPDDWEARPQTLFRSTEFGDDVDRPLRKSDGTNTYFANDIGYHLDKIERGEQVLVDVLGADHGGYVSRMKAAVKALTDGKVPLEVPLCQIVHIVRDGQPVRMSKRAGTFVTLSDLLDEVGKDAVRFTMLTRKSDAQMEFDLDAVVAQTRDNPVFYVQYAHARCRSVLRAAEEMLGAEAVTSAALETVSLKALTADAEIALLRRIASWPRTIEGAAAAREPHRIAFYLGDLAADFHALWNRGRDETTLRFLQENDREGTLARVALVAATAMAIRSGLAVMGVEPVEEMR; encoded by the coding sequence ATGTCTGACTGTCTGTTCCAACGTTACCGCGCACATGTACTGGATGTCCTGCGTCGCATCGTGCCGGATATCAGCGAGGATCTCCTCGCCCGCGTGGAACTGACTCCGACACGCGACCCCGCGCATGGTGACATGGCCACGAACGCGGCGCTGATCGCCGCCAAACCGGCTCGTCGCAAGCCCGCCGACATTGCCGCGGATATTGCGACATCGCTTCTCGGCGTTGAGGGAATCGCCTCCGCCGAGGCTGCTGGCCCGGGCTTCGTCAACATCACCCTCAATCATTCCGTCCTGCAGGACGTTATTCCCGCCGTTCTGAAAGCTGGCGAGTCTTTCGGTGACTCGCAGATCGGCAAGGGCACGAAGGTCAACGTCGAATACGTCTCCTGCAACCCGACCGGCCCGATCCATGTCGGTCACTGTCGCGGTGCAGTCGTCGGTGACGCGCTGGCCAATCTGCTGGACAAGGCCGGCTACAACGTCACCAAGGAATTCTACATCAACGACGCGGGCAATCAGGTCGCGGCGCTGGCATGGGCCACCTACTGGCGTTACCTTCAGGCCATCGGCTCGACGATGGATGCCGAGGCATTCAACGCCATCACCCCGAATGGTCTGCAATATCAGGGCGAGTATCTGATCCCCATCGGACAGGCTCTGGCTGAAGCGCACGGCACTTCGCTTGCCGAGGACGGCGCAAAGCCTGCCCCCGCCGAAAAATGGTTCACGCTTGTGAAGGATTTCGCCGTCGCCCGCATGATGGACGGTATCCGTGAGGATCTGCTGACACTCGGCGTGAAGCACGACGTGTTCACCTCCGAAGCGAAGGTGCTGGCTGATGGTGTGACTGACCGCGCCATCAAGATGCTCGAGGCCAAAGGTCTGCTTTACGAGGGCGTGCTGGAGCCACCCAAGGGCAAGCTGCCCGACGATTGGGAAGCCCGACCGCAGACCCTGTTCCGCTCGACCGAATTCGGCGACGACGTGGACCGTCCGTTGCGCAAGTCGGACGGTACCAACACCTATTTCGCCAATGACATCGGTTACCACCTCGACAAGATCGAGCGCGGTGAGCAGGTGCTGGTTGACGTGCTGGGTGCGGACCACGGCGGCTATGTCAGCCGCATGAAGGCGGCCGTAAAGGCGCTGACTGACGGCAAGGTGCCGCTGGAAGTGCCGCTGTGCCAGATCGTGCATATCGTGCGCGACGGCCAGCCGGTCCGCATGTCAAAGCGCGCTGGCACCTTTGTGACGCTGAGCGACCTGCTGGATGAAGTGGGCAAGGACGCCGTGCGCTTCACCATGCTGACCCGCAAGAGCGATGCGCAGATGGAGTTCGATCTGGACGCCGTGGTGGCGCAGACCCGCGACAATCCGGTGTTCTATGTGCAGTATGCCCATGCCCGCTGCCGCTCGGTCCTGCGTGCCGCCGAAGAGATGCTGGGCGCAGAGGCTGTTACATCGGCTGCGCTGGAAACGGTCTCTCTCAAGGCGCTCACCGCCGACGCCGAGATCGCGCTGCTGCGCCGGATTGCAAGCTGGCCCCGCACGATCGAAGGAGCCGCTGCTGCTCGCGAGCCGCATCGTATCGCCTTCTATCTGGGCGATCTGGCTGCTGACTTCCACGCTCTGTGGAACCGGGGCCGCGATGAAACCACCCTGCGCTTCCTGCAGGAGAATGACCGTGAAGGAACACTGGCCCGTGTGGCGCTGGTAGCGGCGACGGCTATGGCCATCCGCTCCGGTCTGGCTGTCATGGGTGTTGAACCCGTCGAGGAAATGCGATGA
- a CDS encoding LysR substrate-binding domain-containing protein — translation MQGEASDLRFFINLVDAGSITAAARAVGTSPAVISRRLATLEARLGVTLIIRTTRVFRLSEAGQVYYERALVIVAEIDTLENEIASASSEPQGSLIVGAPMELGRRQIAPFIEAFSERYPQLQISLVLASEGIHDPGDGLLDINIRLGLPDTPGSIVTLLATTRRVLCASPTYFENRPVPETPDDLVNHECLCIRRQKTMTVLNKWAVGNETEKHVVTVNPKLSSTNCEIIHDWAVSGRGIAYKLLSDVYKDIASGRLVRILPDFYGEKVDLYAVMLPRQQSNANVRAFLELLREFFRDAGGFGDELATDLRR, via the coding sequence ATGCAGGGCGAAGCCAGCGATCTGAGATTTTTTATCAACCTTGTCGATGCGGGCAGTATCACCGCCGCCGCCCGCGCTGTCGGCACGTCACCGGCTGTCATTTCCCGAAGACTGGCGACCCTTGAAGCCCGGCTTGGTGTCACGCTCATCATCAGAACCACCCGGGTTTTTCGTCTCAGTGAGGCCGGGCAGGTCTATTACGAGCGGGCGCTGGTGATCGTTGCGGAAATCGATACGCTTGAAAACGAGATCGCCTCAGCCAGTAGCGAGCCGCAGGGGAGCCTGATTGTTGGCGCGCCGATGGAACTGGGGCGCCGACAGATCGCCCCGTTCATCGAAGCGTTCAGCGAACGCTATCCCCAGCTTCAGATCAGTCTCGTGCTGGCCAGCGAAGGCATACACGACCCCGGCGACGGCCTTCTGGATATCAATATCCGCCTTGGCCTGCCCGACACGCCAGGATCGATCGTCACGCTCCTCGCCACCACGCGACGGGTGCTCTGTGCCTCTCCCACCTATTTCGAGAATCGGCCTGTGCCGGAAACGCCGGATGATCTCGTCAATCATGAATGTCTGTGTATCCGGCGACAGAAGACAATGACCGTTCTCAATAAATGGGCCGTCGGCAACGAGACCGAAAAGCATGTGGTCACGGTAAACCCGAAGCTTTCCAGCACCAACTGCGAAATCATCCATGACTGGGCGGTCTCTGGACGCGGAATCGCCTACAAGCTGCTCAGCGATGTGTACAAGGACATCGCCAGCGGGCGACTGGTCCGAATCCTGCCTGATTTTTATGGTGAAAAAGTCGATCTCTACGCAGTCATGCTGCCGCGTCAGCAGTCCAACGCCAATGTGCGGGCCTTTCTGGAACTGTTGCGGGAGTTTTTCCGTGACGCGGGCGGGTTCGGTGATGAACTGGCGACCGACTTGCGGCGCTGA
- a CDS encoding LTA synthase family protein gives MSVLQLFYGLLASAVAGMAANVFVKGRLRPQGTGAGKTVFSASVGFCLSGFVFGSILMLCGSPVCAAVLTGIAVSALAVASNAKYAVLYEPLVFSDLFLLKYFIRHPCFYIFAISPVLRVGIAAGLIIMLTLLVMAMAYASLAGHVAGLMLAALFFVILLLFPVERMAPVPDVERDIVRFGLGGCLFIYWRRWRRQSRELLPPAHMEPLPAQPGEVIVIVQCESFADPQTLALHRNAVIPPMSGLEQARARASQYGSLNVSGFGAYTLRTEYAVLSGKTEEELGFRRFDPFLTALQNADQSLPSLLGRAGFRTIYMHPYDLHFGDRITVMPGMGFSETMGCESFGSGGSGTSVYVNDRELADKILYKISKNSDPLFLYAVSIENHGPWNGKGDPVACYLSHLENSDAMIGQLIEGLDQCQRPARLIVLGDHRPSIPGATSPEAGRDTPYVVVDFPSDQVVPVRSDIPPEALFRLALNRESVGNFISDVRSDLGGSGTSKL, from the coding sequence ATGAGCGTTCTTCAACTTTTCTATGGATTGCTTGCGTCTGCCGTGGCAGGCATGGCTGCCAACGTGTTTGTGAAAGGGCGCTTGCGACCACAGGGTACCGGTGCGGGTAAAACCGTTTTCTCCGCTTCTGTCGGATTCTGTCTGTCCGGTTTTGTTTTCGGCAGTATCCTGATGCTGTGCGGCTCACCTGTCTGCGCGGCTGTCTTAACGGGTATTGCCGTGAGCGCCTTGGCTGTCGCATCCAATGCGAAATATGCGGTTCTTTATGAACCGCTCGTCTTCAGTGATCTGTTTCTTCTGAAATATTTTATCAGACACCCATGTTTTTACATTTTCGCCATCTCGCCAGTGCTGCGTGTCGGGATTGCTGCGGGCCTGATCATTATGCTGACGCTGCTGGTCATGGCTATGGCTTATGCTTCTCTTGCGGGACATGTTGCCGGCCTGATGCTTGCGGCGCTGTTTTTCGTAATTCTGCTGCTTTTCCCTGTAGAGCGTATGGCCCCTGTTCCCGATGTGGAGCGGGATATCGTACGGTTCGGGCTGGGCGGCTGCCTCTTCATCTATTGGCGGCGCTGGCGCAGGCAGTCTCGTGAGCTTCTACCGCCCGCACACATGGAGCCACTTCCGGCGCAACCGGGTGAGGTGATTGTCATCGTTCAATGCGAGTCTTTTGCTGATCCGCAAACGCTCGCTCTGCACCGGAATGCTGTAATTCCTCCAATGTCGGGACTGGAACAAGCGCGTGCACGGGCTTCGCAATACGGCTCATTAAATGTCAGCGGTTTCGGCGCTTATACGTTGCGAACGGAATATGCGGTCCTGTCGGGAAAGACAGAGGAAGAACTGGGGTTCCGCCGGTTCGACCCTTTTCTGACGGCATTGCAAAATGCCGATCAGTCTCTGCCCTCCCTGTTGGGACGAGCCGGGTTTCGCACGATATACATGCATCCTTACGATCTGCATTTTGGGGATCGTATAACCGTCATGCCGGGTATGGGGTTTTCTGAAACGATGGGATGTGAATCCTTTGGATCAGGCGGTAGCGGGACTTCTGTCTATGTGAATGACCGGGAATTGGCGGATAAAATACTATATAAAATCAGTAAGAATTCCGATCCTCTGTTTCTTTATGCTGTTAGCATAGAGAATCATGGGCCATGGAACGGAAAAGGCGATCCAGTCGCGTGCTATCTGTCTCATCTGGAAAACAGTGACGCGATGATAGGACAGTTGATTGAGGGACTGGATCAGTGCCAGCGTCCGGCACGTCTGATCGTTCTGGGTGATCATCGACCATCCATTCCCGGAGCCACTTCTCCAGAAGCAGGACGGGATACACCATATGTGGTGGTGGATTTCCCCTCGGATCAGGTGGTGCCGGTGCGGTCAGATATTCCACCAGAAGCTCTGTTCAGGCTGGCACTCAATCGAGAGTCTGTCGGAAATTTCATTTCTGACGTCCGCTCAGACTTGGGCGGCTCGGGAACTTCGAAACTTTGA
- a CDS encoding SPOR domain-containing protein — MTEADSPPPNPHEDRLSRARERMATDYDDDPAPPRRNRGTRAFALGSLLPADKTTRALTYGAVGLGALLLVGVGGWSLIGHHQSGIPVFGPPPEPIREKPLDPGGMELNDMMPPPMETEQQGATHLAPSPEQPDPAALAARYGAAAKEDAPQDAPAKDAAPADEKTAAVGSDQAPAAEDTAAPVDPEKAPPGKGLPSEDSTSAPSAAGNEAPAADAGNGAIEEAPPEAKKPVVPTGRPEAKPVAAKPEASKATRAVPAATSGPYGVQLAALNSQDAALKEWDRIKSVSPDLLAGRSPVIEKVTHTNAIFYRLRTRGFDSIASARAFCDSLREHGHACNVLRP; from the coding sequence ATGACCGAGGCCGATTCTCCGCCACCCAACCCACACGAAGACCGTCTCAGCCGTGCACGCGAGCGCATGGCGACGGATTATGATGACGATCCTGCCCCTCCGCGCCGTAACCGGGGCACCAGGGCGTTTGCGCTCGGCTCGCTCCTGCCTGCGGACAAGACAACTCGTGCACTGACCTATGGCGCAGTGGGGCTCGGTGCGCTGCTGCTGGTCGGTGTGGGCGGCTGGTCGCTGATAGGGCATCACCAGAGCGGTATTCCGGTGTTCGGGCCGCCTCCTGAACCCATTCGTGAGAAGCCTCTCGATCCGGGCGGGATGGAACTGAACGACATGATGCCGCCGCCCATGGAGACAGAGCAGCAGGGAGCGACGCATCTTGCGCCGTCTCCTGAGCAGCCTGATCCGGCGGCGCTGGCGGCCCGTTATGGGGCCGCTGCGAAAGAAGACGCGCCGCAGGACGCGCCCGCGAAGGATGCGGCTCCAGCGGATGAAAAGACGGCCGCTGTCGGGAGTGATCAGGCTCCTGCGGCGGAAGACACCGCGGCCCCTGTTGATCCTGAAAAAGCGCCTCCCGGCAAGGGACTGCCGAGCGAGGACAGCACGAGCGCGCCTTCCGCCGCTGGCAATGAAGCGCCTGCTGCGGATGCCGGGAATGGTGCGATTGAAGAAGCGCCGCCCGAAGCCAAAAAGCCGGTTGTCCCAACAGGCCGCCCTGAAGCGAAACCGGTTGCGGCGAAACCCGAAGCATCGAAGGCCACCCGCGCCGTTCCTGCCGCGACGTCCGGGCCTTATGGCGTCCAGCTTGCCGCCCTAAACTCTCAGGACGCCGCTCTCAAGGAGTGGGACAGGATCAAGAGCGTTTCTCCCGATCTGTTGGCCGGACGTTCTCCTGTGATCGAGAAGGTGACCCACACCAACGCGATTTTCTACCGTCTGCGCACGAGAGGATTCGACAGCATCGCATCCGCCCGGGCGTTCTGTGACAGCCTGCGTGAACATGGGCATGCCTGTAACGTCCTGCGCCCCTGA
- a CDS encoding LPS assembly lipoprotein LptE, with the protein MTDRSSLSRWLRRQAAPALLVLPLLLGGCGFHALYEDTKLSPGISEKMKRVYIASIPERFGQMTRLALQQEFAGAGPEDPDGYTLQVNPGLELEAIDVHEDNTTGRMRAVGRAHWSLYTVEQTPRLLAQGETTTMDGMSNTFEQYFTQNLNMEALEARIAKTLAEGVTQQVAIWFKTQTAGGANNKPAPVFYPNTDLMPRSDTEQPVDRAGPDGVPAMATGRLDPNNDDPTN; encoded by the coding sequence ATGACCGACCGCAGCTCTCTCTCCCGCTGGTTGCGCAGGCAGGCCGCTCCAGCCCTGCTTGTCCTTCCGCTCCTTCTGGGTGGCTGCGGTTTTCACGCGCTTTACGAAGACACGAAGCTGAGTCCCGGCATCAGCGAAAAGATGAAGCGGGTCTATATCGCCAGCATTCCCGAGCGGTTCGGGCAGATGACCCGTCTGGCATTGCAGCAGGAATTCGCCGGAGCCGGACCGGAAGATCCGGACGGTTACACCCTGCAGGTCAATCCCGGTCTCGAACTGGAAGCCATCGACGTGCATGAGGACAACACGACCGGACGGATGCGGGCGGTAGGCCGGGCACACTGGTCGCTCTATACGGTGGAACAGACGCCCCGCCTGCTGGCGCAGGGAGAGACCACCACCATGGACGGTATGAGTAACACGTTCGAACAGTATTTCACGCAGAACCTGAACATGGAGGCTCTGGAAGCCCGTATCGCGAAGACACTGGCGGAAGGCGTCACGCAGCAGGTCGCGATCTGGTTCAAGACGCAGACTGCTGGTGGGGCCAACAACAAACCGGCCCCCGTTTTCTATCCCAACACCGACCTGATGCCGCGCTCGGACACGGAACAGCCTGTTGACCGGGCGGGCCCGGATGGTGTGCCCGCCATGGCGACCGGACGTCTTGATCCCAATAATGACGACCCGACCAATTGA
- the scpB gene encoding SMC-Scp complex subunit ScpB, producing the protein MQSESKPPVQTVPSEEAVRIVEAMIFASTDPVSARAILGLLEGQGLIPDTVDDIGAYVRAVLTALVSRYEGRGVVPVEVAGGWQFRTAADLAPRLTRIMPKPRRLQRATMETLAIIAYHQPCTRAEIEEIRGVSVNQNILDTLIEESLIAPRGRKEVPGRPVLWGTTPDFLRHFGLKSLNDLPRREELMGDMPTSPRRPAENTADLLAPRPAPIEEAEGVIVEEEASPAGSAGGLADD; encoded by the coding sequence ATGCAGAGCGAAAGTAAACCGCCGGTCCAGACAGTACCGTCTGAGGAAGCGGTCCGGATTGTGGAGGCGATGATTTTCGCCAGCACCGATCCCGTTAGCGCCCGTGCCATTCTCGGACTGCTTGAGGGACAGGGACTGATCCCTGATACGGTGGACGATATCGGGGCCTATGTGCGCGCCGTGCTCACCGCGCTTGTATCCCGGTATGAGGGGCGCGGCGTTGTGCCTGTAGAGGTCGCAGGAGGCTGGCAGTTTCGCACCGCCGCTGATCTTGCTCCGCGACTGACGCGGATCATGCCCAAGCCACGCAGGCTTCAGCGGGCGACCATGGAGACGCTGGCGATCATTGCGTATCACCAGCCTTGTACCCGCGCCGAGATCGAGGAAATCCGCGGAGTCAGCGTCAATCAGAACATACTTGATACGCTGATCGAGGAATCGCTGATCGCGCCACGTGGCCGTAAGGAAGTGCCGGGACGCCCGGTCCTGTGGGGTACAACGCCCGATTTTCTGCGCCATTTCGGTCTGAAGAGCCTCAACGACCTGCCGCGTCGGGAGGAGCTGATGGGCGATATGCCGACCTCGCCAAGACGACCGGCAGAAAACACCGCCGACCTGCTGGCCCCTCGTCCCGCACCGATTGAAGAGGCGGAGGGCGTCATTGTCGAGGAAGAAGCGTCACCTGCCGGGTCTGCTGGCGGTCTCGCAGACGACTGA
- a CDS encoding lipocalin-like domain-containing protein codes for MNIVQEKSPKSAEMKSVATGAAASDEKNKHLSELVGEDLKKALIGTWQLVSYQVELQETGEFIDAMGETPRGRVIFTPDNWVAFNLEGSNRTPAETVDDHLALLNTLVAYIGRYRIEGNQWVTTVETAWAPQWVGTEQRRTVKVDGEFASVITPWRKMPNWGGGKMSRSIIRFRRAH; via the coding sequence GTGAATATCGTTCAGGAGAAAAGTCCCAAGTCGGCAGAAATGAAGTCTGTTGCGACAGGTGCCGCTGCTTCCGATGAAAAAAACAAACATTTGTCTGAGCTGGTTGGCGAAGATCTCAAGAAGGCCCTGATCGGCACATGGCAGCTTGTTTCCTATCAGGTTGAGTTGCAGGAAACCGGCGAGTTCATTGATGCGATGGGCGAAACCCCACGTGGCCGTGTCATTTTCACCCCCGACAACTGGGTGGCTTTCAATCTGGAAGGCAGCAACCGCACGCCTGCGGAAACCGTGGACGATCATCTGGCGCTGCTGAACACGCTGGTCGCCTATATCGGTCGCTATCGCATCGAGGGAAACCAGTGGGTCACCACTGTTGAGACTGCCTGGGCACCACAATGGGTCGGCACCGAGCAACGTCGCACGGTGAAAGTGGATGGCGAGTTTGCCAGTGTTATTACGCCCTGGAGGAAAATGCCGAACTGGGGTGGTGGCAAGATGTCCCGGAGCATCATCCGCTTCCGCCGAGCTCATTAA
- a CDS encoding segregation and condensation protein A, with product MCSPEKGDGTGAPQEEGEELRSPLLHLEGFEGPLDLLLDLARAQKVDLAKISILQLVEQYLAVVESARSIRLELAADWLVMAAWLAWLKSRLLLPAEDGPDEEAEDAAELLAARLEELARIGAAAEWMASRPQLGRDVFSRGASETLVEIDRSGLALDVPQLMRAYMAVIRRSARHRVYTPRTIRFWSVQDALARLRKLLGSTPPGWNALDDFMPDLPDGTDEVEGVRIRRAAMAGTLIAGLELAKSGMLELKQDEAFGRIMLRPQGEEA from the coding sequence ATGTGCAGCCCGGAAAAGGGAGACGGGACGGGAGCGCCGCAGGAAGAAGGGGAAGAGCTTCGGTCTCCCCTGCTGCATCTGGAGGGATTCGAGGGACCGCTTGATCTGCTGCTCGATCTTGCCAGGGCGCAGAAGGTTGATCTGGCCAAAATCTCGATCCTCCAGCTTGTCGAACAGTATCTTGCCGTTGTGGAGTCTGCCCGGTCGATCCGGCTGGAACTGGCCGCCGACTGGCTGGTCATGGCGGCGTGGCTGGCCTGGCTGAAATCACGCCTGCTTCTGCCTGCGGAAGACGGTCCCGATGAGGAAGCCGAGGACGCGGCGGAACTTCTCGCGGCCCGACTGGAAGAACTGGCCCGAATCGGCGCGGCGGCTGAGTGGATGGCGTCCCGTCCGCAGCTTGGACGCGATGTCTTTTCGCGTGGTGCCAGCGAAACGCTTGTGGAAATCGACCGGTCCGGTCTGGCGCTGGACGTGCCTCAGTTGATGCGAGCCTATATGGCCGTTATCCGCCGTTCAGCGCGTCACCGTGTCTATACGCCGCGCACCATCCGGTTCTGGTCCGTGCAGGATGCGCTGGCTCGACTGCGTAAGCTGCTGGGTAGCACGCCGCCCGGCTGGAACGCGCTGGACGATTTCATGCCGGACCTGCCCGATGGCACCGATGAGGTCGAGGGCGTGCGTATCCGCCGTGCGGCCATGGCTGGAACGCTGATCGCCGGGCTGGAACTGGCCAAGAGCGGCATGCTGGAATTGAAACAGGACGAGGCGTTCGGGCGCATCATGCTCAGGCCGCAAGGGGAAGAAGCATGA